One window of the Janthinobacterium sp. PAMC25594 genome contains the following:
- the fusA gene encoding elongation factor G — protein sequence MARKTPIERYRNIGISAHIDAGKTTTTERVLFYTGVNHKLGEVHDGAATTDWMAQEQERGITITSAAVTCFWKGMANNFPPHHINIIDTPGHVDFTIEVERSMRVLDGACMVYCAVGGVQPQSETVWRQANKYKVPRLAFVNKMDRTGANFFKVYDQMRSRLKANPVPIQMPIGAEDLFTGVIDLVKMKAVIWDDASQGMKFEYGEIPANLAAEAAKWRENMVEAAAEASEELMNKYLEEGDLTEAEIKAALRQRTIASEIVPMLCGTAFKNKGVQAMLDAVIEYLPSPIDIPPVPGLDEDEQPVERAADDNEKFSALAFKIATDPFVGQLCFIRCYSGTLNSGDSVLNSVKQKRERIGRIVQMQANEREEIKEMRAGDIAAVVGLKDTTTGDTLCDEKASVVLERMVFPEPVISQAVEPKTKADQEKMGLALNRLAAEDPSFRVRTDEESGQTIIAGMGELHLDIIVDRMKREFNVEATVGKPQVAYRETIRKVCEESEGKFVKQSGGRGQYGHVVLKIEPQEPGKGFEFVDAIKGGTVPREYIPAVEKGVRDTLTSGVMAGYPVVDVKVTLFFGSYHDVDSNENAFRMAASMAFKDGCRKASPVILEPMMAVEVETPEDYAGTVMGDLSSRRGMVQGMDEIAGGGGKIIKAEVPLSEMFGYATSLRSSTQGRATYTMEFKHYAEAPKHVTEAIVSSKAK from the coding sequence ATGGCCCGCAAGACCCCCATTGAGCGCTACCGCAATATCGGTATCTCCGCTCACATCGATGCAGGTAAGACGACCACCACCGAGCGCGTTCTGTTCTACACGGGCGTGAACCACAAGCTGGGCGAAGTCCATGATGGCGCTGCTACCACCGACTGGATGGCGCAAGAGCAAGAGCGCGGCATCACGATTACCTCGGCTGCTGTTACGTGCTTCTGGAAGGGCATGGCAAACAACTTCCCTCCGCATCACATCAACATCATCGACACCCCAGGCCACGTTGACTTCACCATTGAAGTAGAACGTTCGATGCGCGTGTTGGATGGCGCCTGCATGGTTTACTGTGCAGTCGGCGGCGTGCAGCCACAATCGGAAACGGTTTGGCGTCAGGCTAACAAGTACAAAGTGCCACGTCTGGCCTTCGTGAACAAGATGGACCGTACCGGCGCCAACTTCTTCAAGGTCTACGATCAGATGCGTTCGCGCCTGAAGGCCAACCCAGTGCCTATCCAGATGCCTATCGGCGCTGAAGACCTCTTTACCGGTGTTATCGATCTGGTCAAGATGAAAGCGGTCATCTGGGATGACGCTTCGCAAGGCATGAAGTTTGAATACGGCGAAATTCCTGCCAACCTGGCTGCTGAAGCTGCCAAGTGGCGCGAAAACATGGTTGAGGCCGCTGCTGAAGCGTCCGAAGAACTGATGAACAAGTACCTGGAAGAAGGCGACCTGACGGAAGCCGAGATCAAGGCTGCTTTGCGTCAGCGTACCATCGCCAGCGAAATCGTTCCAATGCTGTGCGGTACCGCCTTTAAAAACAAGGGCGTGCAAGCCATGTTGGACGCGGTCATCGAGTACCTGCCATCGCCAATCGACATTCCACCTGTCCCAGGTCTGGACGAGGACGAGCAGCCAGTCGAGCGCGCAGCCGACGACAATGAGAAATTCTCGGCATTGGCGTTCAAGATCGCAACCGATCCGTTCGTCGGTCAGTTGTGCTTCATCCGCTGCTATTCGGGCACGTTGAATTCGGGCGATTCGGTCCTGAACTCCGTGAAGCAGAAGCGTGAGCGTATTGGCCGTATCGTGCAGATGCAAGCCAATGAGCGCGAAGAAATCAAGGAAATGCGCGCTGGCGACATCGCCGCCGTCGTGGGTCTGAAAGACACCACCACGGGCGATACGCTTTGCGACGAGAAGGCAAGCGTCGTTCTGGAGCGCATGGTCTTCCCTGAGCCGGTGATTTCGCAGGCAGTCGAGCCAAAAACCAAGGCCGACCAGGAAAAAATGGGCCTGGCGCTGAACCGCCTGGCGGCAGAAGATCCATCGTTCCGCGTGCGTACCGATGAAGAATCGGGCCAGACCATCATCGCCGGTATGGGCGAGTTGCATCTGGACATCATCGTTGACCGCATGAAGCGCGAATTCAACGTTGAAGCGACCGTCGGCAAGCCACAAGTGGCTTACCGCGAAACGATCCGTAAAGTGTGCGAAGAGTCGGAAGGCAAATTCGTCAAGCAATCGGGTGGTCGTGGTCAATACGGTCACGTGGTTCTGAAGATCGAACCGCAAGAACCGGGCAAGGGTTTCGAATTCGTTGACGCGATCAAGGGCGGTACCGTTCCTCGCGAATACATCCCTGCAGTTGAAAAAGGTGTGCGCGACACGCTGACTTCGGGCGTGATGGCTGGTTACCCAGTCGTTGACGTGAAAGTCACGCTGTTCTTCGGTTCGTACCATGATGTTGACTCGAACGAAAATGCATTCCGCATGGCCGCTTCGATGGCATTCAAAGATGGCTGCCGCAAAGCATCGCCAGTCATCCTGGAGCCGATGATGGCCGTGGAAGTGGAAACACCGGAAGACTACGCCGGTACCGTGATGGGCGATCTGTCGTCGCGT
- the rpsG gene encoding 30S ribosomal protein S7, whose product MPRRREVPKREILPDPKFGNTDVAKFVNVLMLSGKKSVAENIIYGAFEHIAAKSGKDPLEVFATAINNAKPLVEVKSRRVGGANYQVPVEVRPVRRMALSMRWLREAANKRSEKSMPQRLGGELMEAAESRGGAMKKRDEVHRMAEANKAFSHFRF is encoded by the coding sequence ATGCCACGTCGTCGTGAAGTACCCAAGCGCGAAATTTTGCCAGATCCAAAATTCGGCAACACTGATGTCGCTAAATTTGTAAACGTGCTGATGCTGTCCGGTAAGAAATCGGTTGCAGAAAACATCATCTACGGTGCTTTCGAGCACATCGCAGCAAAATCGGGCAAAGATCCGCTCGAAGTTTTTGCTACCGCAATCAACAACGCCAAGCCGCTGGTTGAGGTGAAATCCCGTCGCGTCGGTGGTGCAAACTACCAGGTGCCGGTCGAAGTTCGCCCAGTCCGTCGTATGGCTCTGTCCATGCGTTGGTTGCGTGAAGCTGCTAACAAGCGCAGCGAAAAATCGATGCCACAACGCCTCGGCGGTGAGCTGATGGAAGCGGCTGAAAGCCGTGGCGGCGCGATGAAAAAACGCGACGAAGTCCATCGTATGGCTGAAGCGAACAAAGCGTTCTCGCATTTCCGCTTCTAA
- the rpsL gene encoding 30S ribosomal protein S12, with protein MPTINQLIRNPRVALTVKSKSPALENSPQKRGVCTRVYTTTPKKPNSALRKVAKVRLTNGFEVISYIGGEGHNLQEHSVVLLRGGRVKDLPGVRYHMVRGALDTQGVKDRKQSRSKYGTKRAKAGKK; from the coding sequence ATGCCAACCATCAATCAATTGATTCGCAATCCACGCGTCGCTTTGACCGTGAAGAGCAAATCGCCGGCGCTGGAAAACAGCCCGCAAAAACGTGGCGTTTGCACACGTGTTTACACCACGACTCCAAAGAAGCCTAACTCGGCTCTGCGTAAAGTCGCTAAAGTTCGCCTGACCAATGGTTTCGAAGTCATTTCGTACATTGGCGGTGAAGGCCATAACCTGCAAGAGCATAGTGTTGTGCTGTTGCGCGGCGGTCGCGTCAAGGATTTGCCGGGTGTGCGTTACCACATGGTTCGCGGTGCTCTGGATACCCAAGGCGTCAAAGACCGTAAGCAATCGCGTTCGAAGTACGGTACCAAGCGCGCTAAAGCTGGCAAGAAGTAA
- a CDS encoding phosphoethanolamine transferase — translation MRSLLRPANLFLLLTYALLTAVPFVPALLGRALEHPWQMLTFELLAWLAVWSVFKRPAYFHWLLVPAFLALPTEIYLFIFYGQGISTHHLGIIFETSPKEAMEFLGQKVWLMGAVMLGVIAWCLLGWFAATRTRDLDWRGKTRPAAFVLLILLGGFWWYGYEFGFEAKVLHSAPASAKAGGPAASGKAGASGFGDASSTEDETAEEDEESSKPENASIAGADETGLGWPSLPHWARLPYAFDTVSNSWPFGLAARGFDFYKERKYLAELGQKSSSFRFGAHQQQPDAHPEVVVMVIGESSRYDRWSLNGYERDTNPLLKQESNLVPLADVITAVSATRLSVPVIISRKPATQSLKDGFSEKSFLTAYKEAGFKTYWLSNQISFGQFDTPVSVFAKEADVVQFLNLGGFTNSSNFDQILFDPFKNALADPAPKKLIVLHTLGSHWNYSQRYPKSFDKWQPSLFGVDKPVYTDTAIKPQLNNSYDSSILYTDWFLSNVIGMLKDDGQRTALRSSLVYVADHGQTLYDGTCRLAFHGHNTQFEFHVPAFVWYSPQFQQHYPDKVTQLRRHQKARLSTENMFHTLLDLGDIRFAGEQPEWSIASPRFKQHKRYVDSYGWTNYDNAIIRGDCREVIDKSTPEKQDK, via the coding sequence ATGCGCTCCTTGCTTCGCCCTGCCAATCTGTTCCTGCTCCTGACGTATGCCTTGCTGACGGCCGTGCCCTTCGTCCCCGCGCTGCTGGGGCGTGCGCTCGAGCATCCCTGGCAGATGCTCACCTTCGAGCTGCTGGCCTGGCTGGCTGTCTGGAGCGTATTCAAGCGTCCCGCGTACTTCCACTGGCTGCTGGTGCCCGCCTTCCTGGCCCTGCCGACGGAAATCTACCTGTTCATCTTCTACGGCCAGGGCATTTCCACGCACCACCTGGGCATCATCTTCGAAACCAGCCCCAAGGAAGCGATGGAATTCCTCGGACAAAAAGTGTGGCTGATGGGCGCCGTCATGCTGGGCGTGATCGCCTGGTGCCTGCTCGGCTGGTTTGCGGCCACGCGCACGCGCGACCTGGACTGGCGCGGCAAGACGCGCCCGGCCGCCTTCGTGCTGCTGATCCTGCTGGGCGGCTTCTGGTGGTATGGCTACGAATTCGGTTTCGAGGCCAAGGTTCTGCATAGCGCGCCCGCGTCCGCCAAGGCCGGCGGGCCGGCGGCCAGCGGCAAGGCGGGCGCCTCCGGCTTCGGCGACGCCAGCTCGACCGAAGACGAAACGGCCGAAGAAGACGAGGAAAGCAGCAAGCCGGAGAACGCCAGCATCGCCGGCGCCGACGAAACGGGCCTGGGCTGGCCCAGCCTGCCCCACTGGGCGCGCCTGCCCTACGCCTTCGACACCGTCAGCAATTCCTGGCCATTCGGCCTGGCCGCGCGCGGCTTCGATTTCTACAAGGAACGCAAGTACCTGGCCGAACTGGGACAGAAAAGCAGCAGCTTCCGTTTCGGCGCGCACCAGCAACAGCCCGATGCCCATCCGGAAGTGGTGGTCATGGTGATCGGCGAATCGTCGCGCTACGACCGCTGGAGTTTGAACGGCTACGAACGCGACACCAATCCCCTGCTGAAACAGGAAAGCAACCTGGTGCCGCTGGCCGATGTCATCACGGCCGTTTCCGCCACGCGCCTGTCCGTGCCCGTCATCATCTCGCGCAAGCCGGCCACGCAAAGCCTCAAGGATGGCTTCTCGGAAAAATCCTTCCTCACCGCCTACAAGGAAGCGGGCTTCAAGACTTACTGGCTGTCGAACCAGATCTCGTTCGGCCAGTTCGACACGCCCGTGTCCGTGTTTGCCAAGGAAGCGGACGTGGTGCAATTCCTGAACCTGGGCGGCTTTACCAACAGTTCGAACTTCGACCAGATCCTGTTCGACCCGTTCAAGAATGCGCTGGCCGACCCGGCGCCGAAAAAACTCATCGTGCTGCACACACTGGGCAGCCACTGGAACTACAGCCAGCGCTATCCGAAGTCCTTCGACAAGTGGCAGCCGTCGCTGTTTGGCGTCGACAAGCCCGTCTACACGGACACGGCCATCAAGCCGCAGCTGAACAACAGCTACGACAGCTCCATCCTGTACACGGACTGGTTCCTGTCGAACGTGATCGGCATGCTGAAGGACGATGGCCAGCGCACCGCCCTGCGCAGCTCGCTCGTCTACGTGGCCGATCATGGCCAGACCCTGTACGACGGCACCTGCCGCCTGGCCTTCCATGGCCACAACACGCAATTCGAATTCCACGTGCCCGCCTTCGTCTGGTATTCGCCGCAATTCCAGCAGCACTATCCGGACAAGGTGACGCAGCTGCGGCGCCATCAGAAGGCGCGCCTGTCGACGGAAAACATGTTCCACACGCTGCTCGACCTGGGCGACATCCGCTTTGCCGGCGAACAGCCCGAATGGAGCATCGCCAGCCCCCGCTTCAAGCAGCACAAGCGCTACGTCGACAGCTACGGCTGGACCAATTACGACAACGCCATCATCCGTGGCGATTGCCGCGAAGTGATCGACAAGAGCACGCCGGAAAAGCAGGACAAGTAA